A genomic region of Dunckerocampus dactyliophorus isolate RoL2022-P2 chromosome 8, RoL_Ddac_1.1, whole genome shotgun sequence contains the following coding sequences:
- the rpl22 gene encoding 60S ribosomal protein L22, whose translation MLLLLRSREARGGRILKFTLDCTHPVEDGIIDAASFPFSIAYPVLDCQRPITADFGRKLPQVSHYEVSEEKQPQGLVSTARKATSCATSRSTRMKMRRKIEADSMFN comes from the exons atgttattgttatt AAGAAGCCGGGAGGCAAGAGGAGGAAGGATCCTCAAGTTCACTCTGGACTGCACACACCCAGTGGAGGATGGCATCATAGACGCCGCCAGTTTT CCATTTTCCATCGCTTATCCTGTTCTGGATTGCCAGAgacctatcacagctgactttgggcgaaag CTACCTCAAGTATCTCACTATGAAGtatctgaagaaaaacaacctcAGGGACTGGTTTCAACAGCAAGGAAAGCTACGAGCTGCGCTACTTCCAGATCAACCAggatgaagatgaggaggaagatTGAAGCAGACTCCATGTTCAATTAA